One Leptolyngbya sp. SIO1E4 genomic region harbors:
- a CDS encoding MinD/ParA family protein codes for MSKLVSIHSYRGGTGKSNTAANLAATLVKYGKRVAVVDTDIQSPGIHVIFGFQEDQVSNSLNDYLWGRRPINEVAYDVTNTLGALARSGGKLLLVPSSTRTEDIARVLREGYDIELLGQGLQDLISEFDLDFLLVDTHPGLNEETLLSISVSDILFLILRPDAQDFQGTAVTVDVARKLKVPNLSMVVNKAPQILDLDDLKSKVEKTYKADVAGIFPHSDEMMLLGSKGLFVVDYPNNPVSKTFNEIANYCLI; via the coding sequence GTGTCAAAACTTGTGTCTATTCACTCCTATCGAGGAGGGACAGGTAAATCTAACACAGCTGCTAACCTGGCAGCCACCTTAGTAAAGTATGGTAAGCGGGTTGCTGTCGTTGATACCGACATCCAGTCTCCTGGAATCCATGTCATATTCGGATTCCAAGAAGACCAGGTTTCGAACTCTTTAAATGATTACCTGTGGGGGCGACGCCCAATTAATGAAGTTGCCTATGATGTCACAAATACGTTGGGAGCTCTGGCTCGTAGTGGTGGAAAATTATTATTAGTTCCGAGTAGTACCCGCACCGAAGACATTGCTCGAGTTTTGCGGGAAGGTTATGACATTGAACTTTTAGGTCAGGGTCTTCAGGATCTCATCAGTGAGTTCGATCTCGATTTTTTATTGGTTGATACTCACCCTGGCTTGAACGAAGAAACGTTGCTGTCAATTTCGGTCTCTGACATCCTATTTTTGATTTTACGACCTGATGCACAAGACTTTCAGGGCACGGCTGTCACAGTAGATGTGGCTAGGAAACTAAAGGTGCCAAACTTATCTATGGTAGTTAATAAAGCTCCCCAAATTCTCGATTTAGATGATCTTAAGTCGAAAGTAGAAAAGACCTATAAGGCTGATGTAGCTGGAATCTTTCCCCATTCTGATGAAATGATGCTACTTGGTAGTAAGGGTCTTTTTGTAGTTGACTATCCTAACAATCCAGTGAGTAAGACTTTTAATGAGATTGCTAATTATTGTCTAATCTGA
- a CDS encoding 2OG-Fe(II) oxygenase, whose product MVCIQENLLTRYLELIKPCVSEQLIDEPHWADIEAIAQWLPSPITNFFGFECRLGDPTPQADFLLSVGADEAGQRILADKSPRYPLADTLLQEPVWRQVQQFSQTWLDESSDLHANVNNIWLEFDVNGSSTEPPIPSCFFGSQTILVNPDAQEPAAASSHRWVTQTAIAQLQGREMDAALEAQLLKCLEALPVGSHIFQVGLMLARPVNMVRICLRNITPKQVLTYLEQLAWPGSLEALSPHLIKLSQLADRVDVDLDIDPQGIGPKLGFECYLRAQPKQNPAWVELLDYLVTAGWCLPQKRDALLSYPGFVRERDNRDRWPSHLRKLSQFVGEGQEGVFFRGLHHIKMVFHTDRMVEAKAYCWVSQQLIGKPAVQPAVPKVIHQEFCDFLPESVAQDLLEFAISHESHFVPSEVNQYSTSDDQRLERLSRNSLLFSSNLPENIKAPLLQPLQEILPQALAALDLPPCNVAGLEVQLTAHNDGHYFRVHNDVPKPDEQNISRLLTFVYYLHRQPCPFRGGTLHIYPTSEIDDVTKFYPQQVFPAHNSLVLFPSHYFHEVASVSCPSTAFADSRFTLNGWVWQSSDPSHTTP is encoded by the coding sequence ATGGTTTGTATTCAAGAAAATTTGCTCACCCGGTATCTGGAACTGATTAAACCCTGCGTATCCGAACAGTTGATTGATGAACCTCACTGGGCTGATATTGAGGCGATTGCCCAATGGCTACCCAGCCCAATCACCAACTTCTTTGGGTTTGAATGTCGTCTTGGGGACCCAACTCCCCAGGCCGATTTCTTGCTCTCCGTTGGAGCTGACGAGGCGGGGCAACGCATTCTCGCCGACAAAAGTCCCCGTTATCCCCTGGCGGATACCCTTTTACAAGAGCCCGTCTGGCGACAGGTGCAGCAGTTTAGTCAAACCTGGCTAGATGAATCCTCTGACCTCCATGCCAATGTCAATAACATCTGGTTAGAGTTCGATGTGAACGGCAGTTCTACAGAGCCGCCGATTCCCAGCTGTTTCTTTGGCTCTCAAACGATTCTAGTGAACCCTGATGCTCAGGAACCAGCGGCTGCATCCTCCCATCGTTGGGTGACGCAAACGGCGATCGCTCAGCTGCAGGGAAGAGAGATGGACGCTGCCCTAGAAGCACAACTCCTGAAGTGCCTGGAGGCTCTGCCCGTGGGCTCCCATATATTTCAAGTAGGGTTAATGCTAGCCCGACCAGTCAATATGGTGCGGATTTGTCTGCGCAACATTACTCCCAAGCAAGTGTTGACCTATCTGGAACAGCTAGCTTGGCCAGGATCGCTAGAGGCCTTATCCCCTCACCTGATCAAATTGTCTCAGCTTGCCGATCGCGTAGATGTTGATTTAGATATTGACCCCCAAGGGATTGGCCCCAAGCTGGGGTTTGAATGCTACCTGCGAGCCCAGCCCAAGCAAAACCCTGCCTGGGTAGAACTTCTGGATTACCTTGTGACAGCGGGCTGGTGCCTGCCCCAAAAGCGGGATGCCCTGCTGAGCTATCCCGGCTTTGTGCGGGAACGAGACAACAGAGACCGCTGGCCCTCCCATCTGCGTAAGCTGTCTCAATTTGTCGGAGAGGGTCAAGAGGGCGTTTTCTTTCGTGGACTACATCACATTAAAATGGTGTTCCACACCGATCGCATGGTGGAAGCAAAAGCCTATTGCTGGGTCAGTCAGCAACTTATAGGCAAGCCTGCGGTCCAGCCGGCAGTCCCCAAAGTCATTCACCAGGAATTTTGCGACTTTTTGCCAGAGTCAGTGGCCCAAGACTTGCTGGAGTTCGCCATTTCCCATGAATCTCACTTTGTTCCCAGTGAGGTCAATCAGTACAGTACCTCCGATGATCAACGGCTCGAACGCCTATCGCGCAACTCCCTACTATTTTCAAGTAATCTTCCAGAAAATATTAAAGCGCCACTGCTGCAACCCCTTCAAGAAATCCTGCCCCAGGCCTTAGCCGCCTTGGATCTGCCTCCATGCAATGTTGCTGGCCTAGAAGTACAGCTCACAGCTCACAATGATGGTCATTACTTCAGGGTCCATAACGATGTCCCTAAGCCCGACGAACAAAACATCAGCCGCTTACTGACGTTCGTTTATTATCTGCATCGGCAGCCCTGCCCTTTCCGAGGTGGCACCCTCCACATTTATCCCACATCGGAGATTGACGACGTCACGAAGTTTTATCCCCAACAGGTATTCCCCGCCCATAACAGCCTGGTGCTTTTTCCCAGCCACTATTTCCATGAAGTTGCGTCAGTAAGCTGCCCGTCAACGGCCTTTGCCGATAGTCGTTTTACCCTCAATGGCTGGGTCTGGCAATCTTCTGATCCCAGCCACACCACCCCCTAA
- a CDS encoding lysine-2,3-aminomutase-like protein, protein MSKSTVRKSQDLLDAGLISSEQATAVDQVAQQFSMAVTQDVVDLLDLSESNDPIAQQFIPDTRELNILPEELADPIGDFPHAPVKGIVHRYPDRVLLKTIHVCPVYCRFCFRREVVGNDGEGLTPQELETALDYIRNHSEIWEVILTGGDPLILSKAKLRNIIQALEQIDHVDVIRIHTRVPVVDPSRIDEEVAQILKVSKPVYIAIHTNHSKEFSEAARKAIATLADAGIPLVSQTVLLKGVNDDPETLTQLFRTIVKNRIKPYYLHHGDLAKGTSHFRTTIQEGQALMRTLRGRISGLCQPTYVLDIPGGYGKVPIGPNYLQKQGGDNYYVEDPNSEVHLYPPKNQ, encoded by the coding sequence ATGAGTAAAAGTACAGTTCGTAAAAGTCAAGATTTGCTTGATGCTGGGTTAATTTCCTCAGAGCAAGCTACAGCAGTTGATCAAGTTGCACAACAATTTTCCATGGCTGTGACTCAGGACGTGGTAGATTTACTCGACTTAAGCGAATCGAATGATCCTATCGCTCAGCAATTTATCCCTGACACCAGGGAGTTGAACATTCTCCCAGAAGAGTTAGCCGACCCTATTGGCGATTTTCCCCATGCTCCAGTCAAGGGAATTGTCCATCGCTATCCGGATCGGGTGCTGCTCAAAACCATTCATGTATGTCCAGTTTATTGCCGATTCTGTTTTCGCAGAGAAGTTGTTGGCAATGATGGTGAAGGTCTCACACCTCAGGAGTTAGAGACAGCATTAGACTATATCCGCAACCATTCTGAAATTTGGGAGGTCATCCTAACAGGTGGCGACCCTTTGATTTTATCAAAAGCAAAGCTGCGCAACATTATTCAGGCTCTTGAGCAAATTGATCATGTTGATGTTATTCGCATTCACACTCGGGTTCCTGTTGTTGACCCCAGTCGAATTGATGAAGAAGTCGCTCAAATTCTTAAGGTGAGTAAGCCTGTTTATATAGCTATCCATACTAATCATTCTAAAGAATTTAGTGAAGCTGCCCGCAAAGCGATCGCAACCTTAGCAGATGCTGGTATTCCCTTGGTAAGCCAGACAGTTTTGCTCAAAGGAGTTAATGATGATCCTGAAACCTTGACTCAACTTTTTCGAACCATAGTGAAAAACCGTATCAAACCCTATTACCTACATCATGGAGATCTTGCGAAGGGAACTAGTCATTTTCGAACCACCATTCAAGAGGGACAGGCATTAATGCGAACCTTGCGAGGCAGAATTTCGGGACTGTGCCAGCCTACCTATGTTCTCGATATTCCTGGAGGATACGGAAAAGTTCCCATTGGGCCGAATTATCTTCAGAAACAAGGGGGAGATAACTACTATGTTGAAGATCCTAATTCTGAAGTACATCTTTACCCACCTAAAAACCAATAA